One window of the Tachypleus tridentatus isolate NWPU-2018 chromosome 10, ASM421037v1, whole genome shotgun sequence genome contains the following:
- the LOC143230466 gene encoding protein GVQW3-like, with protein MPFPNCRYLRLCISYVVLSEVQFFRLADFRLNDLKEQRLAVKFCVKLGKSATETFAMLNMAYGDVAMKRTACFKWHERFKDGRQSIEDDECHGRPSTSTDDPHVDKINTLVRANRRLTVRELAEECGILVGSCYELLTEKLKMHRIAANFVPRLMTDKQKSPSRPGLSGTV; from the coding sequence atgccatttcccaattgcagatatcttcgtttgtgtattagctacgtggttttaagtgaagtgcaattttttcgtttggcggatttcagattgaatgacctgaaggagcaacgacttgctgtgaaattttgtgttaaacttggaaaatctgcgactgaaacttttgctatgcttaacatggcttacggtgatgttgctatgaagcgtactgcatgtttcaagtggcatgaacgttttaaggatggtcgacagtccattgaagatgatgagtgtcatggacgtccttccacgtcaactgacgacccacacgtcgacaaaatcaacaccctggtgcgggcaaatcgacgtctgactgtcagggagcttgctgaagagtgtgggatattagttggatcttgttacgagcttttgaccgaaaaattgaagatgcaccgcattgctgcgaatTTTGTGCCACGCCTGATGACGGACAAACAAAAAAGCCCATCCCgtccaggtttgtcaggaactgtttga